From Actinopolymorpha cephalotaxi, one genomic window encodes:
- a CDS encoding MFS transporter: protein MATSSQQRTETAPKPPAGASRARYVVLWIAFAGLTLNYLDRANLAVALPFMQESLHLELTNAQKGLIFGAFFWAYDGFMLLAGWFADRAGPRRALTFAAVWWSIFTILTSFARGFWSLFAVRFALGAGESPAYPAATKANSRWFPRHERAFAAAVVDSGSRVGNTLALPIVTGLIALVSWHFSFIVLGVLGVIWAFVWYRFYRDPTEHPRANDLEREYILANGARLDENDDADAPQVKWRSLFRYRTVRGMMLGFFCLNFVIYFFLTWFPTYLKDARGMDLAQMGTLGMVPGICAVLLGWLAGRLGDRAVQRGADVTRVRKTVMVGGLLGGAVIVFAAMAANIYLALAFLAISYTSLAVAATGIWSLPGDVAPSSRHVASIGGIQNFASNIAGIISPYVMGVLLDMYKGNYLPSFLVAAVIAVIGAFTYAFVVGKAEPLPPLPARH, encoded by the coding sequence ATGGCCACGTCTTCGCAACAGAGAACGGAGACGGCTCCCAAGCCGCCCGCGGGGGCCAGCCGGGCGCGTTACGTGGTCCTGTGGATCGCGTTCGCCGGACTGACTCTCAACTACCTCGACCGCGCGAACCTCGCCGTGGCGCTGCCGTTCATGCAGGAGAGCTTGCACCTCGAGCTCACCAACGCGCAGAAGGGCCTCATCTTCGGGGCGTTCTTCTGGGCGTACGACGGGTTCATGCTGCTCGCCGGCTGGTTCGCCGACCGGGCCGGGCCCCGGCGCGCGTTGACGTTCGCGGCGGTGTGGTGGTCGATCTTCACCATCCTCACCTCGTTCGCCCGCGGCTTCTGGTCGCTGTTCGCTGTGCGCTTTGCCCTCGGCGCCGGTGAGAGCCCGGCGTACCCCGCGGCGACGAAGGCCAACTCCCGCTGGTTTCCCCGGCACGAACGCGCCTTCGCCGCGGCCGTCGTCGACTCCGGTTCACGGGTCGGGAACACTCTTGCGCTGCCGATCGTCACCGGGCTGATCGCCCTGGTCAGCTGGCACTTCTCGTTCATCGTGCTCGGCGTGCTGGGAGTGATCTGGGCGTTCGTCTGGTACCGCTTCTACCGCGATCCCACCGAACACCCGCGCGCCAACGACCTGGAGCGCGAGTACATCCTGGCCAACGGCGCCCGGCTGGACGAGAACGACGACGCCGACGCCCCGCAGGTCAAGTGGCGTTCGCTGTTCCGCTACCGCACCGTCCGCGGCATGATGCTCGGCTTCTTCTGCCTGAACTTCGTCATCTACTTCTTCCTCACGTGGTTCCCGACCTACCTCAAGGACGCCCGCGGGATGGACCTGGCGCAGATGGGCACGCTCGGCATGGTGCCCGGCATCTGCGCGGTGCTGCTCGGCTGGCTGGCCGGCCGGCTCGGTGACCGGGCGGTCCAGCGGGGAGCCGACGTCACCCGGGTGCGCAAGACCGTGATGGTCGGCGGCCTGCTCGGCGGCGCGGTCATCGTGTTCGCCGCGATGGCGGCCAACATCTACCTGGCGCTGGCCTTCCTGGCCATCTCCTACACCAGCCTGGCGGTCGCCGCCACCGGCATCTGGTCGCTGCCCGGCGACGTCGCGCCGAGCTCGCGGCACGTCGCCTCGATCGGCGGGATCCAGAACTTCGCGTCCAACATCGCCGGGATCATCAGCCCGTACGTCATGGGCGTGCTGCTGGACATGTACAAGGGCAACTACCTGCCGTCGTTCCTCGTGGCCGCCGTCATCGCCGTGATCGGTGCGTTCACGTACGCGTTCGTGGTCGGCAAGGCCGAACCGCTGCCGCCGCTGCCCGCCCGCCACTGA
- a CDS encoding Gfo/Idh/MocA family protein produces MALRLIHVGIGGWGGDWAVNAVPRVPTIERVAVVDADPTALAKARKRAGIPEEQCFTSLGEAMDKVPADAVLVTATVGAHVPLAVEALHAGKHVLVEKPFAPTVAEAHEVLAAAEQAGRTVMVSQNYRFYPAARTAARLVADKALGRLGTVHVDFRKWANNAPEAGHRHYQLVHPLLYDMAIHHFDLMRMVLGQDPVSVYTQVTDPPWSRFKEEASAVLTVTFDGGSVVSYRGSWVSSGEPTAWSGAWHLECENGEIYWTGRDGPAGSPEGDHIRVTRRGEEGPAAEPVTMLDVPYIGRAGSLAEFARAVEAGEEPESSGRRNLASLALAETAARSVVSGQVEKVTWGKD; encoded by the coding sequence GTGGCACTGCGGTTGATCCATGTAGGCATCGGCGGATGGGGCGGCGACTGGGCGGTCAACGCCGTTCCGCGCGTACCCACCATCGAACGCGTCGCGGTCGTCGACGCCGACCCCACCGCGCTGGCCAAGGCACGCAAGCGAGCCGGCATACCCGAGGAGCAGTGCTTCACCTCGCTGGGTGAGGCGATGGACAAGGTGCCCGCCGACGCGGTGCTCGTCACCGCCACCGTCGGGGCGCACGTCCCGCTGGCGGTCGAGGCGCTGCACGCGGGCAAGCACGTCCTGGTGGAGAAGCCGTTCGCTCCCACGGTCGCGGAGGCGCACGAGGTCCTCGCCGCCGCGGAGCAGGCCGGCCGGACCGTGATGGTGAGCCAGAACTACCGCTTCTACCCCGCTGCCCGCACCGCCGCCCGGCTGGTCGCCGACAAGGCGCTCGGCCGTCTGGGCACCGTCCACGTCGACTTCCGCAAGTGGGCGAACAACGCGCCGGAGGCCGGCCACCGCCACTACCAGCTCGTCCATCCGCTGCTGTACGACATGGCGATCCACCACTTCGACCTGATGCGGATGGTGCTCGGCCAGGATCCGGTCTCGGTGTACACCCAGGTCACCGACCCACCGTGGAGCCGGTTCAAGGAGGAGGCCTCGGCAGTCCTCACCGTCACCTTCGACGGCGGCAGCGTGGTCAGCTACCGCGGCAGCTGGGTGAGCTCGGGCGAGCCCACCGCGTGGTCGGGCGCGTGGCACCTGGAGTGCGAGAACGGCGAGATCTACTGGACGGGCCGGGACGGGCCCGCGGGCTCGCCCGAGGGTGATCACATCCGGGTGACCCGGCGCGGCGAGGAGGGACCGGCCGCCGAGCCGGTGACGATGCTCGACGTCCCCTACATCGGCCGGGCGGGATCACTGGCGGAGTTCGCCCGCGCCGTCGAGGCAGGCGAGGAACCGGAAAGCTCCGGCCGCCGCAACCTCGCCAGCCTCGCACTGGCCGAGACGGCGGCGCGTTCGGTGGTGTCCGGCCAGGTGGAGAAGGTGACCTGGGGCAAGGACTGA
- a CDS encoding helix-turn-helix domain-containing protein yields the protein MSTTYAEVPAPAALAGDVRCLWRSSFGGIAPILPDGCLDIVVAPDRVFVAGPDTGPWFSPYDLGVPVHGLRFRIGRAARVLGVSAADLRDQRVDLADLWGAAGARATRELVERPGHLAALVAGRLDRAGTREPDREVEHVVRVLTAGGRRVGETLAEVPLGERQFRRRFAAAVGYGPAMFARVARLVRVRDLARRHPRATLADLAAAAGYTDQAHLARDCRDLAGSTASALLRADHAPAPPAGRGGGPDHRSPGRGSDATSVPYKQVVGGRG from the coding sequence GTGAGCACGACGTACGCCGAGGTTCCCGCGCCGGCCGCCCTCGCCGGCGACGTGCGCTGCCTGTGGCGGTCCTCGTTCGGAGGGATCGCGCCGATCCTTCCCGACGGGTGCCTGGACATCGTGGTCGCGCCGGACCGGGTGTTCGTGGCCGGCCCGGACACCGGCCCCTGGTTCTCCCCGTACGACCTCGGCGTGCCCGTCCACGGGCTGCGGTTCCGGATCGGCCGGGCCGCCCGCGTGCTCGGTGTTTCCGCGGCGGACCTGCGGGACCAGCGGGTCGACCTGGCCGACCTGTGGGGCGCGGCCGGTGCGCGGGCGACCCGCGAGCTGGTCGAACGACCGGGTCACCTCGCGGCCCTGGTCGCCGGCCGACTGGACCGGGCCGGGACCCGCGAGCCGGATCGGGAGGTCGAGCACGTGGTGCGCGTGCTCACCGCGGGCGGCCGGCGGGTGGGGGAAACGCTGGCGGAGGTCCCGCTGGGAGAACGGCAGTTCCGGCGCCGGTTCGCTGCCGCCGTGGGCTACGGACCGGCCATGTTCGCCCGGGTCGCCCGGCTGGTACGCGTCCGTGACCTCGCCCGCCGGCATCCGCGGGCCACACTCGCCGACCTCGCCGCCGCGGCCGGCTACACCGACCAGGCCCACCTCGCCCGGGACTGCCGGGACCTGGCCGGCTCCACGGCGAGCGCACTCCTTCGGGCGGATCACGCCCCCGCGCCGCCGGCCGGCCGGGGCGGCGGACCCGATCACCGCTCTCCCGGCCGGGGTTCTGACGCGACGTCCGTTCCGTACAAGCAGGTTGTCGGTGGGCGCGGATAA
- a CDS encoding class I SAM-dependent methyltransferase, with protein MTAVKWNADLYDGKHGFVAARGGDALDLLDAQPGERVLDVGSGTGDHVAALRARGVDAIGVDASPEMVARAREKYPDHPFEVADVCGLGYHGEFDAVFSNATLHWVDDSYGATEAISNALRDGGRFVTEFGGSGNIQRVVSGIWRVRSELGLPIAIHGFYFPTIGEYTSTLEEAGRFQVDAAWLFDRPTPLEGPDGLVNWVRMFCADLIADVPDQDSFFTRLEETMRRSLYRDGHWWIDYRRIRVHATKGMH; from the coding sequence ATGACCGCAGTGAAGTGGAACGCAGACCTGTACGACGGCAAGCACGGCTTCGTCGCCGCCCGGGGTGGCGACGCTCTGGACTTGCTCGACGCCCAGCCCGGCGAACGCGTCCTCGACGTCGGCTCGGGCACCGGCGACCACGTCGCCGCCCTGCGGGCCCGCGGCGTGGACGCGATCGGGGTCGACGCCAGCCCGGAGATGGTTGCCAGGGCACGGGAGAAATACCCCGACCATCCGTTCGAGGTGGCCGACGTCTGCGGCCTCGGCTATCACGGGGAGTTCGACGCCGTCTTCAGCAACGCCACCCTGCACTGGGTGGACGACAGCTACGGCGCGACGGAGGCGATCTCCAACGCGCTGCGCGACGGCGGCAGGTTCGTCACCGAGTTCGGCGGCTCGGGCAACATCCAGCGGGTCGTGAGCGGTATCTGGCGGGTCCGGTCGGAGCTCGGGCTGCCGATCGCCATCCACGGGTTCTACTTCCCGACCATCGGCGAATACACCTCCACGTTGGAGGAGGCGGGACGGTTCCAGGTGGACGCCGCCTGGCTGTTCGACCGTCCGACGCCGCTGGAGGGCCCGGACGGCCTGGTCAACTGGGTGCGGATGTTCTGTGCCGACCTGATCGCCGACGTTCCCGACCAGGACTCGTTCTTCACCCGTCTCGAGGAGACGATGCGCAGAAGCCTGTACCGCGACGGCCACTGGTGGATCGACTACCGCCGCATCCGGGTGCACGCCACGAAGGGGATGCACTGA
- a CDS encoding NUDIX domain-containing protein — protein sequence MPDDGLPDPGPARERVCAVVLRDPALPKVLMVRHVESTRAYWTLPGGGVEDGETLEEAVLREVREETGLVGTVGGLLYVRRHRTPGSAPAAETCFLVKVDPAAVATTGFDPELAADAQVITAVAWHPLASLHADRQVCLAIPALRRLSR from the coding sequence GTGCCCGACGACGGACTGCCGGATCCCGGACCCGCGCGGGAACGGGTGTGCGCGGTGGTCCTCCGCGACCCGGCCCTACCGAAGGTGCTGATGGTCCGGCACGTCGAGAGCACTCGCGCGTACTGGACGCTGCCCGGCGGCGGGGTCGAGGACGGCGAGACGCTCGAGGAGGCCGTACTCCGTGAGGTACGCGAGGAAACCGGGCTCGTCGGGACTGTCGGTGGGCTGCTCTACGTTCGGCGCCATCGAACTCCCGGCAGCGCGCCGGCGGCGGAGACCTGCTTTCTGGTGAAGGTGGATCCCGCGGCGGTCGCGACGACGGGCTTCGATCCCGAGCTCGCCGCGGACGCCCAGGTGATCACAGCCGTCGCCTGGCACCCGCTGGCGAGTCTCCACGCCGATCGCCAGGTCTGCTTGGCGATTCCCGCGTTGCGCCGCCTGAGCCGTTGA
- the crcB gene encoding fluoride efflux transporter CrcB, producing MSVVLAVLAGGMVGAPLRYHLDRLVQQRHGAAFPWGTLTVNVVGSLVLGVVAAGSAAHGLGPTTYALVATGFCGALTTYSTFGFETLRLVEDGAFLPAAANVGANLLAGLGAAFLGFAAGGLVWPG from the coding sequence ATGAGCGTGGTGCTCGCCGTACTGGCCGGCGGGATGGTGGGCGCTCCCCTGCGCTACCACCTCGATCGGCTGGTGCAGCAACGCCACGGTGCCGCCTTCCCCTGGGGAACGCTCACGGTCAACGTCGTGGGCAGCCTGGTGCTCGGCGTGGTCGCGGCGGGCAGCGCGGCGCACGGCCTCGGCCCGACCACGTACGCCCTGGTGGCCACCGGCTTCTGCGGCGCGCTGACGACCTACTCGACGTTCGGTTTCGAGACGCTGCGCCTGGTCGAGGACGGCGCGTTCCTCCCGGCCGCCGCGAACGTCGGCGCCAACCTGCTGGCCGGGCTGGGCGCGGCGTTCCTCGGCTTCGCGGCCGGCGGCCTGGTCTGGCCCGGCTGA
- a CDS encoding DUF190 domain-containing protein, with the protein MNPLQGPAKRLTVFVGEDDRWHHRPVYAEIVHRARQAGLAGATVIRGIEGYGASRHLHTGRFLSLSEDLPLSIVVVDSAERIEEFLPQLDELVTEGLVIVEDVEVVRYVGRAAQDSSDGPDGPDGPDA; encoded by the coding sequence ATGAACCCGCTCCAGGGGCCGGCCAAACGGCTCACCGTCTTCGTCGGCGAGGACGACCGCTGGCACCACAGGCCCGTCTACGCCGAGATCGTCCACCGGGCCAGGCAGGCCGGGCTCGCCGGCGCCACCGTGATCCGCGGCATCGAGGGGTACGGCGCGTCCCGGCACCTGCACACCGGGCGGTTCCTCAGCCTGTCCGAGGACCTCCCCCTGTCGATCGTCGTCGTCGACTCGGCGGAGCGGATCGAGGAGTTCCTTCCCCAGTTGGACGAACTGGTCACCGAAGGGCTGGTGATCGTCGAGGACGTCGAGGTCGTGCGGTACGTCGGGCGCGCGGCACAGGACTCCTCGGACGGGCCGGACGGGCCGGACGGGCCGGACGCATGA
- the crcB gene encoding fluoride efflux transporter CrcB, with amino-acid sequence MVRRTTHTRTTHTRTTHTRTGHPGTTAVIAAGGALGALARYGLTVAVPDGSGAFPWGTLLVNVIGCALIGVLMTLLLEVWVAHRLWRPFLGIGILGGFTTFSTYAVQTRALLAAGQTATGLLYLFGTVAAALVAVWFGAHLTRLAVRAYPRRSRAGQPVPETTYQRGDSR; translated from the coding sequence ATGGTCAGGCGCACCACCCACACCCGCACCACCCACACCCGCACCACCCACACCAGGACCGGACATCCCGGCACCACCGCGGTGATCGCCGCGGGCGGCGCCCTCGGCGCCCTCGCCAGATACGGCCTCACCGTGGCGGTCCCGGACGGCTCCGGGGCCTTTCCGTGGGGAACGCTCCTCGTCAACGTCATCGGCTGCGCCCTGATCGGCGTGCTGATGACGCTGCTGCTCGAGGTGTGGGTGGCGCACCGGTTGTGGCGGCCGTTCCTCGGCATCGGCATCCTGGGGGGCTTCACGACGTTCTCGACGTACGCCGTGCAGACGCGTGCGCTGCTGGCCGCCGGGCAGACGGCCACCGGGCTCCTCTACCTGTTCGGCACGGTCGCCGCCGCCCTGGTCGCGGTGTGGTTCGGCGCCCACCTGACCCGGCTCGCCGTCCGTGCGTATCCGCGGCGGTCCCGCGCCGGACAGCCCGTCCCCGAAACCACGTACCAGCGAGGTGACTCCCGATGA